One window of the Salvia splendens isolate huo1 chromosome 1, SspV2, whole genome shotgun sequence genome contains the following:
- the LOC121748825 gene encoding TBC1 domain family member 5 homolog A-like: MSQVSIDTEIVETESCSGGSRPFRNFRGVRWRIDLGILPSYPSASVDDLRRITANSRRRYAALRRQLLVDPHIPKDGSSSPDCVMDNPLSQNPDSMWGRFFKNAELERMLDQDLTRLYPERDSYFQTSVCQGILRRILLLWCLRNPEYGYRQGMHEILAPLLYVLHVDVENLSEVKRTYADHFVDKFDGFSFHENDLTYKFDFKKFSESEGDNNGFENTSAKASNLCELDPEIQTTVLLNDAYGAEGELGVVLSEKFMEHDAYSMFDSLMSGSGGALAMAKFYSHPSGKPHTGPPPVIEASSAFYHLLYNVDSSLHAHLVELGVEPQYFALRWLRVLFGREFSLEELLVIWDEIFAHENTVSSPADACDAESNFALLESPRGAFICAFAVSMILNLRSSLLATENATICLQRLLNFPDDTKLAKLLVKAKSMHAIAREANKLTPVPIQSELYDRRKSNVTRGHSLSLDSSSPNTPLTVVPDSYWEEKWRVLHKEKENKPSAGGDQVPNRRKGWSERVRLRLSRTESDPSPSKKNERTKIPKPFVRRSLLDDLARQLGADEDTKEDTVSDADVGIGGSVDVNREDVTDKNYESSSSAAGNEDNSSNFSEPSDPIHRSSDNENEVERSNVASDSSMVENDAQICVNGPECSPLPVSNHQYGAPFDEDADENENENDTQICVDNPECSHVFVSSNQDGSSSKSAGNDEAVGKLATGIKEIKHLSGKFQWLWKFGRNVNEGTSVRTVPEDAKACNNGSDQNNFVDISTADGCNRASETSKGETVDQNLRVSWKNIGQSMIENIQVLESVFQQDRGGQVGGSSENLSKNGLVGKGQVTATAALKELRKISNLLSEM, encoded by the exons ATGTCACAGGTTTCCATAGATACAGAGATAGTTGAAACGGAGTCGTGTTCTGGAGGTTCGCGCCCCTTTAGAAATTTCAGAGGCGTAAGGTGGCGTATTGATTTGGGGATTTTACCATCTTATCCTTCGGCCTCCGTCGACGATCTTCGCCGGATTACCGCTAATTCTCGGAGAAG GTATGCTGCGTTAAGAAGACAGCTTCTTGTTGATCCGCACATACCGAAAGATGGAAGTAGCTCTCCTGATTGTGTCATGGACAATCCACTATCCCAAAACCCAG ATAGCATGTGGGGTCGATTCTTCAAAAATGCTGAACTGGAGAGAATGTTGGATCAAGATTTGACACGCTTGTATCCTGAAAGAGACAGCTATTTCCAGACAAGTGTATGCCAAGGCATATTAAGGCGGATTTTGCTGCTCTGGTGCCTTAGAAACCCAGAATATGGCTACAGACAAG GCATGCATGAAATCTTGGCTCCCCTGTTATATGTTCTTCATGTTGATGTGGAAAATCTGTCAGAAGTGAAAAGAACATATGCTGACCACTTTGTTGATAAATTTGATGGCTTCTCATTTCATGAAAATGACTTGACATACAAATTTGACTTCAAGAAATTCTCAGAGTCCGAGGGAGATAATAATGGATTTGAAAACACTTCTGCAAAAGCTAGTAATCTCTGTGAACTTGATCCTGAGATTCAAACTACAGTTTTACTAAATGATGCCTATGGAGCAGAAGGTGAACTTGGCGTTGTCTTGTCtgagaagtttatggaacaTGATGCCTATTCCATGTTTGATTCTTTGATGAGTGGATCTGGTGGTGCCCTAGCAATGGCCAAGTTTTACTCTCATCCTTCTGGGAAGCCGCATACTGGACCCCCTCCTGTAATTGAAGCTTCTTCTGCCTTTTATCACTTGCTTTACAATGTTGATTCATCTCTTCATGCTCACCTTGTAGAGTTGGGAGTTGAACCCCAGTATTTTGCCCTTCGCTGGCTACGGGTATTATTTGGACGTGAATTTTCTTTGGAAGAGCTTCTGGTGATCTGGGATGAAATTTTTGCACATGAAAATACAGTGTCTAGTCCTGCTGATGCTTGTGATGCTGAATCCAACTTTGCACTTCTCGAGTCACCTAGGGGAGCATTCATATGCGCTTTTGCAGTTTCTATGATACTTAACTTGAGGTCTTCATTGCTTGCCACAGAGAATGCTACTATCTGTCTTCAGAGATTGTTGAATTTTCCTGATGATACTAAACTTGCAAAGCTGTTGGTGAAGGCAAAATCCATGCATGCCATCGCCAGAGAAGCAAACAAGTTAACCCCTGTACCAATTCAATCTGAGTTATATGACAGAAGGAAGTCAAACGTAACTAGGGGTCATAGCCTTTCGCTGGATTCTTCTTCTCCAAATACTCCTCTAACTGTGGTACCTGATAGCTACTGGGAAGAGAAATGGAGAGTTTtgcataaagaaaaagaaaataagccAAGTGCTGGGGGAGATCAAGTTCCAAATCGCAGAAAAGGTTGGTCCGAAAGAGTAAGACTCCGCTTGTCTAGGACTGAATCTGATCCTTCCCCATcaaagaaaaatgaaagaaCCAAAATTCCAAAGCCATTTGTGAGGAGAAGTTTGTTGGATGATCTTGCACGACAGCTTGGAGCAGATGAAGATACTAAAGAGGATACAGTATCTGACGCAGATGTTGGCATCGGGGGTTCAGTGGATGTCAACAGAGAAGATGTAActgataaaaactatgaaagtTCATCAAGTGCTGCTGGGAATGAAGACAATTCTTCCAATTTCTCAGAGCCTTCTGATCCTATTCATAGGAGTAGTGATAATGAGAACGAAGTAGAAAGAAGTAATGTTGCATCAGACTCATCAATGGTTGAAAATGATGCTCAGATATGTGTTAATGGTCCTGAATGCTCCCCTCTGCCTGTCTCGAATCACCAATATGGCGCTCCATTTGATGAAGATgcagatgaaaatgaaaatgaaaatgatactCAGATTTGTGTAGATAATCCTGAATGCTCCCATGTATTTGTCTCAAGCAACCAAGACGGCAGCTCATCAAAATCAGCAGGAAATGATGAGGCTGTTGGGAAATTAGCTACAGGGATAAAGGAGATTAAACATCTATCTGGAAAGTTTCAGTGGTTATGGAAGTTCGGAAGGAATGTAAACGAGGGCACATCTGTGAGAACTGTTCCTGAGGATGCAAAAGCTTGCAATAATGGAAGTGATCAGAacaattttgttgatatttccACTGCCGATGGGTGTAACCGCGCATCTGAAACCAGCAAGGGGGAGACAGTGGACCAAAATTTGAGGGTTAGTTGGAAGAATATTGGTCAATCCATGATTGAGAACATTCAG GTGCTGGAGTCTGTGTTCCAGCAGGATCGTGGTGGTCAAGTTGGAGGGTCCTCGGAGAACTTGTCGAAGAACGGGCTTGTCGGTAAAGGACAAGTTACAGCCACGGCTGCACTCAAAGAGCTCAGAAAGATCAGCAATCTTCTCTCtgagatgtga
- the LOC121799432 gene encoding uncharacterized protein LOC121799432, with protein MAISRILSQSLARASLAPSNALITHHRHRSTKPARAQLIEVDLDSDSPDPEAVSLGVKRLQDAIHSIIVRRAAPYWLPFLPGHSYWVPPRAASSRYTLASISHPLQHQLLSEDEQMSLLSANGWPSSTYFIQGTSPQHPIPMLIFSDTSSSKDEP; from the exons ATGGCTATCTCTCGAATTCTCTCCCAATCCCTCGCCCGCGCTTCTCTCGCTCCCTCTAACGCCCTAATCACCCACCACCGCCACCGCTCCACCAAACCCGCCCGCGCTCAGCTCATCGAGGTCGACCTCGACTCCGATTCACCCGACCCCGAGGCTGTTTCTCTCGGCGTTAAGAGGCTCCAGGACGCCATCCACAGCATCATCGTCCGCCGCGCCGCCCCCTATTGGCTCCCCTTCCTCCCTGGCCACTCCTATTGGGTCCCCCCACgcgccgcctcctcgcgctaCACCCTCGCCTCCATATCCCACCCATTGCAGCATCAATTGTTATCCGAGGATGAGCAGATGTCCCTTTTATCGGCCAACGGCTGGCCTTCCTCCACCTATTTTATTCAAG GTACTTCACCACAACATCCAATCCCAATGCTAATATTTTCGGACACTTCTAGCTCCAAGGATGAACCTTGA